A single Sorex araneus isolate mSorAra2 chromosome 8, mSorAra2.pri, whole genome shotgun sequence DNA region contains:
- the DHODH gene encoding dihydroorotate dehydrogenase (quinone), mitochondrial, producing the protein MAWRHLKQRALDAVIILGGGGFLFASYLTATGDEYFYARHLMPALQRLLDPESAHRLAVRCAALGLLPRSTFQDSDMLEVRTLGHKFRNPVGIAAGFDKHGEAVDGLYKMGFGFVEIGSVTPKPQEGNPKPRVFRLPEDQAVINRYGFNSHGLEVVERRLRARQQEQARLTEDGLPLGINLGKNKTSEDAASDYAEGVRVLGHLADYLVVNVSSPNTAGLRSLQGKGELRRLLTKVLQEREALKRAHKPAVLVKIAPDLSARDKEDIASVVRELGIDGLIVTNTTVTRPASLQGALRSETGGLSGQPLRDLSTQTIREMYALTQGRVPIIGVGGVSSGQDALEKIRAGASLVQLYTALTYQGPPVVGRVKRELEALLREQGFARVTDAIGADHRR; encoded by the exons ATGGCGTGGAGACATCTGAAA CAACGGGCCCTGGATGCGGTGATCATCCTGGGCGGCGGGGGATTCCTCTTCGCCTCGTACTTGACAGCCACCGGGGATGAGTACTTCTACGCCAGACACCTGATGCCGGCCCTGCAGAGGCTGCTGGACCCCGAGTCCGCGCACAGGCTGGCCGTGCGCTGCGCTGCGCTGGGGCTCCTGCCTCGATCCACTTTCCAGGACTCGGACATGCTG GAAGTGAGGACCCTGGGCCATAAGTTCCGAAACCCGGTAGGAATTGCTGCAGGATTTGACAAGCACGGGGAAGCCGTGGATGGGCTTTATAAGATGGGCTTTGGCTTCGTGGAGATAGGAAGTGTTACCCCCAAACCTCAGGAAGGAAACCCCAAGCCCAGAGTCTTTCGCCTCCCCGAGGACCAGGCCGTGATTAACAG GTATGGATTTAACAGCCACGGCCTCGAGGTGGTGGAGCGCAGGCTGCGCGCCAGGCAGCAGGAGCAGGCCAGGCTCACGGAAG ATGGGCTGCCACTGGGAATAAACCTGGGGAAGAATAAAACCTCGGAGGACGCTGCCTCGGACTACGCAGAAGGGGTCCGGGTCCTGGGCCACTTGGCCGACTACCTGGTGGTGAATGTGTCCAGTCCCAACACCGCAGGGCTGCGGAGTCTCCAGGGAAAGGGCGAGCTGCGCCGCCTGCTGACCAAG GTGCTGCAGGAGAGAGAGGCCTTGAAGCGAGCACACAAGCCAGCGGTGCTGGTGAAGATCGCACCCGACCTCTCGGCCCGGGACAAGGAGGATATCGCCAGTGTGGTGAGAGAG CTGGGCATCGACGGGCTGATCGTCACCAACACCACTGTGACCCGCCCTGCCAGCCTGCAGGGCGCCCTGCGCTCTGAAACCGGGGGGCTGAGCGGGCAGCCGCTCCGGGATCTGTCCACGCAGACCATCCGGGAGATGTACGCGCTCACGCAAG GTAGAGTCCCCATCATTGGGGTGGGTGGCGTGAGCAGCGGGCAGGACGCGCTGGAGAAGATCCGTGCGGGCGCGTCCCTGGTGCAGCTGTACACGGCCCTCACCTACCAGGGCCCGCCCGTGGTGGGCAGGGTCAAGCGGGAGCTGGAGGCCCTGCTGAG GGAGCAAGGTTTCGCCCGAGTCACTGATGCCATCGGCGCTGATCACCGGAGGTGA